Proteins from a single region of Cryptococcus neoformans var. grubii H99 chromosome 5, complete sequence:
- a CDS encoding charged multivesicular body protein 6, producing the protein MGIWQNTLVRLGVAQAGPKITTQDRAILDLKLQRDKLKQYQKRLQVILDREHEIAREALIAGNKKRALTALRQRKYQEQLLSKTDSQLVTLQELVSTIEFTQIQNTVLHGLEMGSHVLGELQKEMSLERVDRLMDQTREGVEYQREIDEALMSKMSPEEEEAVQEELERLQKEALPNVPESSAPVALPNVPVKEPSVPEPVEPNASEVVQEERVAVAA; encoded by the exons ATGGGCATCTGGCAGAATACACTAGTCAGATTGGGAGTGGCCCAGGCAGGTCCTAAAATCACAACCCAAGACAGGGCTATTTTGGA CCTAAAGCTGCAAAGAGACAAACTGAAACAGTACCAGAAACGT CTGCAAGTGATCCTAGATCGAGAGCATGAGATTGCTAGAGAAGCTCTCATAGCTGGGAACAAG AAACGTGCCCTGACAGCTCTTCGACAACGCAAATATCAAGAACAATTACTGTCAAAGACAGATTCCCAGTTGGTCACCCTGCAAGAGCTT GTAAGCACAATAGAATTCACGCAAATTCAGAATACCGTCCTCCACGGGCTTGAAATGGGTTCACACGTTCTTGGGGAATTACAAAAGGAGATGTCACTGGAAAGAGTCGACAGGTTGATGGATCAGACACGAGAAGGTGTAGAATACCAACGG GAAATTGACGAGGCACTCATGTCCAAGATGTCaccggaagaggaggaagccgTACAAGAAGAGCTAGAACGGTTGCAAAAAGAGGCTCTG CCCAATGTACCAGAAAGTTCGGCGCCCGTGGCATTGCCCAACGTTCCCGTCAAGGAGCCTTCAGTGCCCGAACCCGTTGAACCCAATG CTTCTGAAGTGGTGCAGGAGGAAAGAGTCGCGGTTGCGGCCTAA
- a CDS encoding homoisocitrate dehydrogenase, giving the protein MANVLKRSALKLGMIPADGIGKEVLPAAQRVIEALGSSIPKTTFVPLVAGWEEFSKNGKALPDDTVSALRECDGAMFGAVSSPSHKVAGYSSPIVALRKHLDLYANVRPVSSVPIPGQPSAKPVDLVIVRENTECLYIKQEEISGEGEDRVALATRKISAKASSRIGRMAFEIALRRGQEREAARAAGKDVWWKGEPKVTIVHKSNVLSVTDGLFRETVRAVKEGKGGEKYAGVKLEEQIVDSMVYRMFREPEFFDVCVAPNLYGDIISDGAAALVGSLGLVPSINAGDNFIMGEPVHGSAPDIEGKNIANPIASIRSAALLLSSLGYIEPAAKINAAVNAVLVEGQYLTPDLGGKSSTTEVTEAVLKRL; this is encoded by the exons ATGGCCAACGTCCTTAAACGATCAGCCCTCAAGCTTGGTATGATTCCCGCTGATGGAATCGGCAAGGAGGTCCTGCCT GCTGCTCAACGTGTCATTGAGGCCCTTGGATCTTCTATCCCTAAGACCACCTTTGTTCCTCTTGTTGCCGGTTGGGAGGAGTTTAGCAAGAATGGCAAGGCTTTGCCCGACGACACTGTTAG CGCTTTGAGGGAGTGTGACGGTGCAATGTTTGGCGCCGTGTCTTCTCCGTCTCACAAGGTGGCTGGCTACTCTTCTCCGATTGTTGCTCTTCGTAAGCACCTCGACCTTTATGCCAACGTCCGCCCTGTCTCTTCCGTCCCCATACCTGGTCAACCTTCTGCAAAGCCCGTCGACCTGGTAATTGTACGCGAGAACACCGAATGCCTTTACAtcaagcaagaagagatctctggtgaaggagaggacaGGGTCGCCCTCGCCACAAGGAAGATTAGCGCCAAAGCATCTAGCAGGATTGGTAGAATGGCGTTTGAAATTGCTCTTAGAAGGGGACAGGAGAGAGAGGCTGCTCGAGCGGCGGGTAAGGACGTGTGGTGGAAGGGGGAACCCAAGGTCACTATCGTACATAAGAGTAACGTGCTCAGCGTCACGGACGGCTTGTTCCGAGAGACCGTTCGGGCTGTCAAGGAGGGCAAAGGCGGCGAGAAGTACGCTGGGGTGAAGCTTGAGGAGCAAATCGTAGACTCTATGGTCTACAGAATGTTCAGGGAGCCTGA ATTCTTTGATGTTTGTGTTGCCCCCAACCTTTACGGTGATATCATTTC TGATGGTGCGGCTGCCCTCGTCGGTTCACTTGGTCTTGTCCCATCTATCAACGCCGGTGACAACTTTATCATGGGCGAGCC CGTACACGGATCTGCTCCCGACATTGAGGGTAAGAACATTGCCAATCCCATCGCGTCCATCCGTTCTGCTGCTCTCTTATTGTCTTCTCTCGGTTACATCGAGCCCGCCGCCAAGATCAACGCTGCCGTCAATGCTGTTCTCGTCGAGGGCCAGTACCTCACTCCTGATTTGGGCGGAAAGAGCTCCACTACCGAGGTCACTGAGGCTGTTCTCAAGAGGCTCTAG
- a CDS encoding guanine nucleotide-binding protein subunit beta — protein sequence MQDIQDKIAAARREADGLKDKLRAARDQTADTSLRAMATDTPPLPRITLKARRTLKGHLAKIYALHWAADTRHIVSASQDGKLIVWDAYTTNKVHAIPLRSSWVMTAAYAPSGNLVACGGLDNVCSIYSLRGAGPGAPGAPGGQVKVARELSAHSGYLSCCRFINDRQIVTSSGDMTCMLWDIEQGTRTMEFNDHTGDVMSISLAPNANLFVSGACDATAKVWDIRTGKAVQTFTGHESDINAVQFFPNGDAFATGSDDASCKLFDLRADRELNSYAHDNILCGITSVAFSISGRVLFAGYDDYNCNVWDTLKGERIGVLAGHENRVSCMGVSGDGVALCTGSWDSLLKVWS from the exons ATGCAGGACATCCAGGACAAGATCGCGGCCGCGCGGCGGGAGGCGGACGGTCTGAAGGACAAGCTGCGAGCGGCGCGGGACCAGACCGCCGACACAAGCC TGCGCGCGATGGCGACGGACAcgccccccctcccccgcATCACCCTCAAGGCCCGCCGCACGCTCAAGGGCCACCTCGCCAAGATCTACGCCCTCCACTGGGCCGCCGACACCCGCCACATCGTCTCCGCCTCCCAGGACGGCAAGCTCATCGTCTGGGACGCCTACACCACCAACAAGGTCCACGCCATCCCACTCCGCTCCTCCTGGGTCATGACCGCCGCCTATGCCCCCTCCGGGAACCTCGTCGCCTGCGGTGGCCTCGACAACGTCTGCTCCATCTACTCCCTGCGCGGAGCGGGGCCGGGCGCGCCGGGCGCGCCGGGCGGGCAGGTCAAGGTCGCCAGAGAGCTCAGCGCACACTCCGGGTACCTcagctgctgccgcttcATAAACGACAGGCAGATCGTCACCTCTTCCGGCGACATGACGTGTATGCTCTGGGACATTGAGCAGGGGACGCGGACCATGGAATTCAACGACCATACGGGCGATGTGATGAG TATCTCTCTGGCCCCGAATGCCAACCTGTTTGTGTCTGGAGCGTGCGACGCCACTGCCAAAGTATGGGATATTAGAACAGGCAAGGCCGTCCAGACATTTACCGGTCACGAATCAGATATAAACGCCGTTCA GTTCTTCCCCAACGGCGACGCCTTTGCCACTGGGTCCGACGACGCTTCATGCAAACTCTTTGACTTGCGCGCAGACCGTGAACTCAACAGCTACGCCCACGATAATATCCTCTGCGGCATCACATCCGtcgccttctccatctcggGTCGTGTGCTTTTTGCCGGCTACGATGACTACAACTGTAATGTCTGGGACACCCTCAAGGGCGAACGGATTGGCGTCCTAGCAGGCCATGAAAATAGAGTCAGCTGCATGGGTGTATCCGGAGATGGTGTGGCCCTTTGTACAGGCAGCTGGGATAGCTTGCTCAAG GTCTGGTCGTAA
- a CDS encoding myosin I binding protein, with product MSYPYLARTTLKYKSPHATDLSFAKGDTIRVTGQSPEDEDWLVGETLDGSHAGGFPKDFVEAIDEGTAEPTENESKTAGNTAQQLQPVTQDSSKESEPPNVLSETDPKAGEVRSELDTGSSEAQAPPQAPAPAPISASQSESHDDDAPRPQSMKDRLAFFTAAQNKPAPPPPVKPKPAAGGLTWSQRQKLRQEQEAKEKEGTAAASPVTSTPIAPSATLVPETKPSDNTESKEEQGAAMSAADALTSISKGGSLKERMAALQGVGAFGGAEKKPPPPPPTGKVWKRPAVQEKEPEPQGETEAEKPSSSDTGLAHEPLSSSDEPREVESISKDDDVAKEEETEEEQEKARRAAIAARMAKLGARGPMGMMPPAKPVKKPTRETTTTAEDKSSSTSAAAFPSEAGPGGDTGQIAEAPSIDSKPSATSSKPESVSSPADAPATAPPKSIPIPAMPRRTIGPRRRTHTSSANPSSDDVSTPPAETHPVPLPPAESSVSQDVAAPADAEAEPHDRLETINSEGHPVPPKQMMVYDEEAPLQKTEEQIRQEQEAEERGRGIGGLEGAEAAGIAVDETDEARGELVGRQDEPQASQDDMASVDEQPPTGGNREDVMSFAPGEGLQASESTPAHAAAEDDIPGGKVEMDTVPLHPPADEGLSSEEDDAPPPPPRRGTMTMEGMPLDELEKKHLQDAGEEPPIESPISSPETHEEEAEAEEEEEEEEEEEGAPLPPPRRSLDRPGGSYPLPPVRSSVSAHDAAPDVPPENLTSLATESRPTEARAQASRSPSPPLGATHPRDEDLEEGTSEKLDQEGSEMGSEGGDVGGEEVPRVPPPPSRIRKATSPVELREEEESPTSPVSADRETPHRPDVPVEETREPSGTRAVEETAAVPQGDEEDAARRSGIAARMAKLGGIKFGIPPPHPIKTHSVDTATADPDSVPNRSENLSPVEKEPPPAAAVVSAEPEQPERGEGEVASSEEEETPEQEAARRRATLARLRAGGALGFGMFNQPTQMEPEEVEEKEEEAAGEEGRASALEERGPPPLPLGRPGQGIPLSTNEDVGAKEEQQEQEQVEVQDDEAEDEAQVEDVAPPPPPARPVINTMYGEGDARASSQIVPPPARPAVAPPGSAAVPFSPVDPSGMSRSPTEREEGDDTFGTDAPAPAPAPPLQQRDYIVGEENEEGNPPPPPPPRAGGHRMSVHGEPERGASMSEAAPASQLRMSPEPFSAGGFVAAPSSQTMNPKEQSRDNEDVPVSLGRHGSVRQGTRPGYDQLKEASATYGQGLAKVARGIFAQGKKGFYGDGSPLGFVSVVMDNARVSRPSEDTWGQVIFEQEAGSILRRYDEPRPGDIAAFYDAKLKGKKGLHTYTQHVGSVEEPLVGVVSEFEDRKHKVRVLQVERGVPDEVSYRCEDLKSGKVVVFRAGI from the exons ATGTCCTACCCATACCTCGCAAGAACAAC CCTTAAATACAAGTCGCCACATGCTACCGATCTCTCCTTTGCAAAAGGCGACAC AATTAGAGTGACCGGACAATCTcccgaggatgaagattgGTTAGTTGGCGAGACCTTGGATGGCTCTCATGCTGGTGGTTTCCCAAAG GATTTCGTGGAGGCCATCGATGAAGGTACAGCTGAACCAACCGAAAATGAATCCAAGACGGCGGGTAACACAGCGCAACAGCTCCAACCAGTCACTCAAGATTCATCAAAGGAGTCCGAACCCCCTAATGTTCTTTCAGAGACTGATCCCAAAGCTGGAGAGGTTCGTTCTGAACTTGATACAGGGTCGTCCGAGGCTCAGGCTCCGCCCCAggctcctgctcctgctccgATCTCTGCGTCCCAATCAGAAAGTCACGACGACGATGCCCCTCGTCCCCAAAGTATGAAAGATCGACTGGCATTTTTTACTGCAGCCCAGAATAAAcccgctcctcctcctccggTCAAGCCGAAACCCGCTGCTGGGGGGCTCACTTGGAGTCAGAGACAAAAGCTGaggcaagagcaagaagcaaaagaaaaggagggtactgctgctgcaagCCCAGTAACTTCTACTCCTATCGCACCTTCTGCAACTTTGGTTCCGGAAACTAAGCCGAGCGATAATACAGAaagcaaagaagagcaaggagCGGCCATGTCAGCCGCTGACGCGCTGACCTCGATATCCAAAGGGGGTTCACTGAAAGAACGTATGGCGGCTCTTCAAGGAGTCGGCGCGTTTGGCGGGGCGGAGAAAaagcctccacctcctccgccCACAGGTAAAGTTTGGAAACGTCCTGCCGTTCAAGAAAAGGAGCCAGAGCCCCAAGGCGAAACGGAAGCCGAAAAACCAAGCTCTTCTGACACTGGATTAGCCCATGAACCCTTATCTAGTTCAGACGAACCTCGTGAAGTAGAATCAATCTCCAAGGACGACGACGTtgcaaaagaggaagaaacggaggaggagcaggaaaAAGCTCGAAGAGCTGCCATCGCGGCGAGGATGGCCAAGCTTGGGGCAAGAGGTCCGATGGGAATGATGCCGCCTGCCAAACCAGTTAAGAAACCCACGCGCGAGACCACTACAACTGCGGAAGACAAGAGTTCTTCGAcctctgctgctgctttccCCTCGGAAGCAGGCCCTGGGGGTGATACCGGCCAAATCGCTGAAGCTCCCTCGATCGATTCGAAACCTTCTGCAACGTCCTCAAAGCCAGAGTCCGTATCCTCTCCCGCTGATGCTCCGGCCACGGCTCCCCCAAAATCTATTCCGATCCCCGCTATGCCTCGCCGTACTATTGGCCCTCGCCGTCGTACTCACACGTCTTCCGCGAATCCATCTTCGGATGATGTTTCTACGCCACCAGCAGAGACTCACCCCGTTCCACTCCCTCCTGCAGAATCTTCTGTCAGTCAAGATGTTGCAGCTCCTGCGGATGCCGAGGCGGAACCACACGACCGGCTTGAAACCATCAATTCGGAAGGCCACCCAGTCCCACCTAAACAAATGATGGTATATGACGAGGAGGCTCCATTGCAGAAGACCGAGGAACAAATTAGGCAAGAACAAGAGGCCGAGGAGAGGGGTAGAGGCATAGGAGGACTTGAAGGTGCTGAAGCTGCTGGTATAGCTGTCGACGAGACTGATGAAGCACGCGGGGAGCTGGTAGGACGTCAAGATGAGCCACAAGCGTCTCAGGATGATATGGCTTCTGTAGACGAGCAGCCGCCGACTGGGGGTAATAGGGAAGACGTCATGTCCTTTGCCCCGGGCGAGGGTCTCCAAGCCAGCGAATCTACGCCTGCCCacgctgctgctgaggatGATATTCCTGGTGGAAAAGTCGAAATGGACACTGttccccttcatcctcccgCAGATGAGGGATTGTCTagtgaagaggatgatgctcctcctccaccacctcggCGAGggacgatgacgatggaaGGTATGCCTCTTGATgagttggaaaagaagcatTTGCAAGATGCTGGTGAGGAACCTCCCATTGAATCACCCATCTCTAGTCCCGAGActcatgaagaagaagcggaagcggaagaggaagaggaagaggaagaggaagaagaaggcgcaCCTTTACCACCCCCGAGACGTTCGCTTGATAGACCAGGGGGCTCCTACCCTCTTCCACCTGTCCGGTCATCCGTATCCGCGCACGATGCTGCGCCAGACGTCCCACCTGAAAATCTGACCAGTCTCGCTACTGAATCTCGTCCAACTGAGGCGCGAGCCCAAGCTTCCcgttccccttctcccccgCTTGGCGCTACTCATCCGAGGGACGAGGATCTCGAAGAAGGCACGAGCGAAAAACTTGATCAGGAAGGGAGTGAGATGGGGTCTGAAGGTGGCGATGTTGGAGGGGAGGAAGTGCCGCGAGTACCACCGCCGCCATCTAGGATTAGAAAAGCCACTTCGCCTGTCGAGCtgcgggaggaggaggaatcGCCGACGTCACCTGTTTCTGCTGATCGAGAAACCCCGCATCGGCCTGATGTCCCTGTCGAAGAAACTAGAGAACCCTCTGGAACCCGAGCGGTTGAAGAGACTGCCGCCGTTCCCCAAGgggacgaggaggatgcgGCTCGCCGATCTGGTATCGCTGCGCGAATGGCGAAATTGGGTGGGATAAAATTCGGAATcccacctcctcatccGATAAAGACACATTCTGTCGATACCGCTACCGCTGATCCGGACTCGGTACCCAATCGGTCTGAAAATCTATCGCCTGTTGAAAAGgaacctcctcctgctgctgctgttgtcaGCGCTGAGCCAGAGCAGCCAGAAAGAGGTGAGGGTGAGGTAGCTAGCtctgaggaggaggagacgCCCGAGCAAGAGGCTGCGAGGAGAAGAGCGACGCTCGCTAGGCTGAGAGCTGGAGGTGCTTTAGGGTTTGGAATGTTCAATCAGCCTACACAGATGGAGCcggaagaagttgaagagaaggaggaggaggctgCGGGTGAAGAGGGACGAGCGTCAGCGCTCGAAGAGCGTGGGCCGCCGCCTTTGCCTTTAGGCCGCCCTGGTCAAGGAATACCTCTATCCACGAATGAAGATGTCGGTgcaaaggaagagcaaCAGGAACAGGAACAGGTAGAGGTACAGGACGACGAGGCGGAAGACGAGGCGCAAGTCGAAGATGTCGCTCCGCCGCCCCCTCCTGCTAGGCCCGTGATCAATACCATGTATGGAGAAGGCGATGCGCGTGCGTCTTCCCAGATTGTGCCTCCGCCTGCCCGCCCTGCAGTCGCGCCACCAGGATCGGCTGCGGTGCCTTTCTCGCCTGTGGACCCAAGCGGAATGTCGCGTTCGCCTActgaaagagaagagggagatgatACTTTCGGGACTGACGCTCCGGCTCCGGCTCCCGcacctcctctccagcAGAGAGATTATATTGTGGGtgaagagaatgaggagGGCAAtccgcctccacctcctccaccaagGGCTGGTGGTCACCGTATGAGCGTTCACGGTGAGCCCGAGAGGGGAGCGAGCATGTCAGAAGCTGCTCCTGCGTCGCAGCTGCGCATGAGCCCAGAGCCGTTTTCAGCAGGCGGCTTCGTCGCCGCACCCAGCTCACAGACGATGAACCCAAAGGAACAATCGAGGGACAATGAGGACGTTCCGGTGTCGTTGGGTAGACATGGTTCCGTTAGGCAAGGGACGAGGCCTGGGTATGATCAGTTGAAAGAAGCTTCTGCGACGTATGGGCAGGGATTGGCGAAAGTTGCCCGAGGGATCTTTGCACAGGGCAAAAAGGGATTCTATGGG GATGGAAGCCCGTTGGGTTTTGTCTCGGTCGTAATGGATAATGCGCGTGTATCTCGGCCGTCGGAAGACACGTGGGGCCAAGTCATCTTTGAGCAGGAGGCAGGGTCCATTCTTCGACGATACGACGAG CCGCGGCCCGGAGACATTGCGGCGTTTTATGATGCGAAACtaaagggaaagaagggccTGCACACATACACGCAGCACGTTGGTTCGGTGGAAGAGCCGCTTGTTGGAGTGGTCAGCGAGTTTGAGGACCGCAAGCACAAGGTACGGGTGTTGcaggtggaaagaggagtgCCGGACGAGGTCAGCTACAGGTGTGAGGATCTGAAGAGCGGCAAGGTTGTG GTGTTCCGAGCTGGGATCTAG
- a CDS encoding vacuolar transporter chaperone 4 has product MKFGRRIKDTLYSEWADQYIDYGGLKKQIKANLPWNDTAEADFVRALQDQLTKCETFQHDKSDELMSKIQQLEEEVKGLVEKAGYSEGATSDEEDDRGDDGTMETTTATTATTPGDVERNIRDRRDDDAGSDDDDDDDDDEDVSSDMLIDAIEERFRELEEEVAVLVADVHDLALFTKLNFTGFIKIVKKHDKLTGFNLKNTFNRQVLEAHPFYRMNYDPLIVKLSKLFDLVRTRGHPIEGDASAGGNQNAFVRSTTKYWVHDENIVPLKLAIMKHLPVLVFNPNKEFSMADSAITSIYFDNQDLELYLGRLEKTEGAEAIRMRWYGDVTGNTIFVERKTHREDWTGEKSVKERFTIKEGKMNDFISGRYTMDDEFDELVKKNKKTEKEVEGMKQLANEVQYAIITRKLRPVMRTFYNRTAFQLPGNATVRISLDTELTMVREDNFDGVDRTHGNWRRMDLGINHPFDSIPNSEKELFPYGVLEVKLATKVGEEPPQWIRDLINSHLVEAVPKFSKFIHGCASLLPERVDLVPFWLPQMDQDIRKPVTAKSKILIERPQSNIHSNASMEGSALPSPAAKSTTSQASYHEPISEGEDDEEYLVHKAKNEEDHLRLPSDVAAQARAAREHREKHIRDEAARRVGITTYGENEAESSSAGAVNGSSSRPAREIRSQQQYDASLRIDPLASSDRFDKNLQLLDDKSMKKLQEAAKNRREDQVEEGEEEDDDEEEEGGDDDERVIYVDQFRAPPGKKIAIPVRVEPKVVFAAERTFLKWAHFAILLSAVSIGLLNFIDPTDAVGMVSAGCFTFTSLSAILYCGGMYAWRIRKMRKREAVDYHDRWGPTALCAALLASVMVNLVLRLRQL; this is encoded by the exons ATGAAGTTTGGAAGACGCATAAAG GACACCCTCTACTCGGAATGGGCAGACCAGTACATCGACTATGGCGGCCTCAAAAAGCAGATCAAGGCCAACCTGCCTTGGAACGATACCGCAGAAGCAGACTTTGTCCGAGCCTTGCAGGATCAGCTCACGAAATGCGAGACGTTCCAGCATGACAAATCCGATGAGCTCATGAGCAAGATCCAGCAGCTCGAGGAGGAAGTCAAGGGGCTCGTCGAAAAGGCTGGATACAGCGAAGGAGCTACTtcggatgaagaagatgatagaGGCGATGATGGGACGATGGAAACGACGACGGCGACAACGGCGACGACGCCCGGTGATGTAGAGAGAAATATCAGAGATCGTCGGGACGATGATGCGGGCagtgatgacgatgacgatgatgatgacgatgaagatgtgTCCAGCGACATGTTAATCGATGCGATCGAGGAGCGGTTTagagagctggaagaagaagtcgcTGTCTTGGTAGCCGACGTACATGACCTCGCGCTGTTTACAAAACTCAATTTCACTGGATTTATCAAAATCGTCAAGAAACATGAT AAACTTACCGGGTTCAATCTAAAAAACACTTTTAATCGCCAAGTTCTCGAAGCCCATCCCTTCTATCGTATGAATTATGATCCTCTCATCGTCAAGTTGTCAAAATTATTTGACCTGGTGCGCACCCGTGGGCATCCTATTGAAGGTGACGCTTCCGCCGGTGGGAATCAGAATGCGTTTGTCAGGAGCACAACTAAATACTGG GTTCACGACGAGAATATCGTCCCGCTCAAGCTGGCAATTATGAAACATCTACCTGTTCTAG TATTCAACCCGAACAAAGAGTTCTCCATGGCAGACTCGGCCATCACATCCATCTATTTCGATAATCAAGATCTGGAGCTTTATCTAGGTCGATTGGAGAAGACTGAAGGTGCAGAGGCTATCCGTATGAGGTGGTACGGTGATGTTACCGGCAATACA ATATTTGTAGAACGGAAAACGCATCGCGAAGATTGGACAGGAGAAAAATCTGTTAAAGAGCGGTTTACTATCAAAGAAGGCAAAATGAACGATTTCATAAGTGGACGATACACCATGGACGACGAGTTTGATGAGCTAGTCAAAAAGAAtaagaagacggagaaagAAGTGGAAGGCATGAAACAGCTGGCAAATGAAGTCCAGTATGCCATCATCACAAGAAAGCTAAGGCCTG TCATGAGGACTTTTTATAACCGAACAGCTTTCCAGCTTCCTGGGAACGCCACCGTTCGCATCTCCCTCGATACCGAGCTCACGATGGTTCGCGAAGACAACTTTGATGGAGTCGATCGCACCCATGGCAACTGGCGCCGCATGGATCTTGGAATAAACCACCCGTTTGACTCTATCCCGAATTCAGAAAAGGAGCTTTTCCCTTATGGCGTCCTCGAAGTCAAATTAGCTACcaaggttggagaagaacCTCCTCAATGGATCCGGGATCTGATCAACTCTCACCTGGTAGAGGCAGTCCCTAAATTCTCCAAATTTATCCACGGATGTGCCAGTCTCCTTCCAGAAAGGGTGGATCTCGTACCTTTCTGGCTTCCTCAGATGGACCAGGATATCCGCAAGCCGGTCACTGCCAAATCCAAAATACTCATCGAACGACCTCAGTCCAACATCCACTCCAACGCCAGTATGGAGGGGTCCGCCCTCCCGTCGCCTGCCGCGAAAAGCACCACATCTCAAGCCAGCTACCACGAACCGATCTcggaaggtgaagatgacgaggaatATCTCGTTCACAAGGCCAAAAACGAAGAAGACCATCTGAGACTACCTTCAGATGTTGCCGCCCAAGCCAGAGCGGCAAGGGAGCATCGAGAGAAACATATAAGGGACGAGGCTGCTCGGCGGGTTGGGATCACCACCTATGGCGAAAACGAAGCCGAGTCATCCTCCGCGGGGGCGGTAAACGGTTCCTCCTCGCGTCCTGCCAGGGAAATCCGCAGTCAGCAGCAGTATGATGCCTCGCTCAGGATTGATCCTCTTGCTTCCAGCGATCGCTTTGACAAGAACCTGCAATTGCTTGATGACAAGAGTATGAAAAAGCTTCAAGAGGCGGCGAAGAATAGACGAGAAGATCAGgtagaggagggagaggaggaagacgatgatgaggaggaggagggtggtgatgatgatgaaagggTCATCTATGTGGACCAATTCAGGGCCCCACcaggaaagaagattgccATTCCAGTCCGAGTTGAACCAAAGGTCGTGTTTGCTGCTGAGCGCACATTCTTAAAG TGGGCTCATTTTGCAATTCTGCTCTCGGCAGTGTCTATCGGTCTGCTCAATTTTATCGACCCTACCGATGCCGTCGGTATGGTTTCTGCCGGCTGCTTCACGTTTACTTCACTCTCAGCCATCCTCTACTGCGGAGGAATGTACGCTTGGAGAATTCGCAAGATGCGGAAACGCGAAGCAGTTGACTATCACGATAGATGGGGCCCCACAGCGCTTTGCGCGGCGTTGTTAGCCAGTGTAATGGTCAATTTGGTGCTAAGATTACGACAGCTCTAA